The stretch of DNA CAAAATGCTTGGCAACTTGATTAAACATTCTTTGATAGGTGGGATATCTAGCTTCCGGAATACCTACAATATTAGCCTCTAAAAGGTTCTTTACCAGTAAATCTCTTTTTTCATGATTAGGTACGCTAAATCCACCCATTCCTTTTAAACGGAAATTATTATTTATTTCCGCAGAAGAGACGAAAATATCATGAGCCAATGCCAGAATTTCCCCATCGCCGACTCGTATTACGCTAAAGCCTTGTTTATCAATCAGTGCCTGTATAAGCTGTTGTTCTACCTCACTTGCTGTTTGAAAGTGAATCAGATCCTTGGAAAGATGTTTCATGCCTTCTTCAATAATTTCTTCCAAATTATAAGGAAGGTATTGATTTTTTAATAATTTACTTTTAACAATTGCCTCGCCGCCTCGATACATAGCTTCAGAAGCCAATGAGCCCTTATCCCATGGACCTGGATATCCAAGTCTAAATAAGTACTCCCATTGCGCTTGGGAAAATGAATAGGTCAATCGAAAAACTCCTTTAGCTAAAAGTTAAGTAATCTCCACAATGAGTTCAATTTAGGTATATTCATTTATCAGATAGAAGTGCCTCCCACTGTGATTGCACATGAAAGAAAAACTCTGGGAAGGATGAGGCGTCACCTAATAGTTTGACCGATTCAATGGAAGACGATTTTATTTTAGGTTCCTCTTGGAGCATTGCATTCAATAAATAAAGATCAGAGTTATGAGTGTATTGGCTAATAAATTCTTTTAATCTTTTCTTTGCTTCTTGTTTCCTCTGCAGTCTCACAAGTGTGAGAATAATCCAACGGGCGGCTACCGCTTTTTCTTTTGGATTTTTTTGCTGATCATGCAAGTCATTAAACTCATCTAATGCCCTTTCAAACTCCCTTAATAAAAATGAGCTGTAGCCGGGGAGATTAAATAACTGAAGTTTGTTAGGTGGTTTTAGTGGACAAAAACAATGCTCTGTATCCCCTTCGCTCCCATTTTTACGATGTGCAATGACTTCCCATCTGGCAATTTCGGGAGCCTTTTCAAAACTATAGATTACTGGAGCTTTTACTATATCCGCATGGGTAATAAGCAAAAATCTTTTCAGTTTTTCGAAATCCTCTTGGTTCAAAAACTGCTCTACATTTACGCCGATTTCCCAATTATTCAAGTCATTTGAGGACTGGATGTTATAGGAAGCAATATTTTTATAATAGTGTAGGATATCATTTATTATGGTTTCCCAATGATACTTTTGTGCTGTTTGAAGGCCATTCTTTCTTAGTTTGGTTTGGATCTCTTGACTGGCTAATACCTGAACGATTTTTTCAGCCATATCATCTGGATTTTTCATCTGACAAATGTAAGCATTCTCCTGATTTACCACGTATTCGAGTATCCCTGCATTATTTGTAGTAACAACAGGACAACCACATGCCATTGCCTCTAGCGTCGGAAGTGAAAAACTCTCATAAGACGATCCACAAATAAACAAGGATGCCCCTCTATAGAGATTGCTGATTTTTTGCTGAGTGGGGTTAACGAACACCTTTGTTACTCTCTTTTTCATTGCTTCAGATGGCTGTTCTGGTGTGATCCAATATAAATCCATATTAAATTCACTTTTTACTTTGTCGTACGCTGTGATAATGTCAGAAATGCCTTTAAATTTTGCGCTTTCTCCCCCCACCATTAACAGGTATGGCCGGTCTCCTTGCTCTTTTTCTCCATTTGTAGTGAATAGTGTCTCATCAACTGCATTTGGAAAAACCTGTGCTTCTATGCCGTAGATCTTAGTAATGAGCTTGGATGCCTGATGGGAGACAGTGTAAATAAAAGGAGCAACCTCAAATTGTTTCTGAATGAAAGTCTTTAATGTAGGATTCATAGAATCATAGTCAAATAGATGAAAATCTCCTTGTTCAAAGTAAACAACCGGAGCTATACCTGTTTCAATACATGCTTGAATATGATCCCAGTAGGTAGCGACAATGAGGTCACAGAGGGGAATCCCTTTTGCCAGTTCAAGTTCAAAGGGAATTTGCAGATACTCTGCTTCAATCGGAAACCAGGATGGTTTTTGGAAATGGGATACCAAGGTTACTTTAGCGCCAGCTTTGTGCAGCCTGTTGGCATGCTCAAGGATGACTTTTACACCGCCGGATATGCCTACGTGTGTCATGGCGTAGACAATATGCAGCTGATTGATCCTTTTGTTTGATTGTATTAATTTCTGACTGTTGGCTAACTTAACTCTTTCTAATCTCATATTAAATTCTTTTGAACGAAGTTCCTGTATCACGTTGGCCTCCATTTTACATTTTATTCTATTCTATGTTGGTATTAAAAAAAGAACAGTGCTTGCCAAACCTGACAAGCACCGCTGATGGTTTTAATTTTTATAATGGTTCACATGTTAAACCTGCGCCCTGAGATGCTCCATTTGCCCTAATGTCTTGAATCTTTGCGATATGACAAGTACTAAGGATAAATGTGTCTTGTCCTGTTGTAATTTTTACAAGTCCTTCTTGTATATCAACGATTGTCGCATTCTGAATATTGTCAAAGAACCCATCAGTAAAGTAATCGGCTGTCGCTGTTATGCCTCTAATCATTTCCAA from Bacillus sp. SLBN-46 encodes:
- a CDS encoding GT-D fold domain-containing glycosyltransferase, whose product is MTYSFSQAQWEYLFRLGYPGPWDKGSLASEAMYRGGEAIVKSKLLKNQYLPYNLEEIIEEGMKHLSKDLIHFQTASEVEQQLIQALIDKQGFSVIRVGDGEILALAHDIFVSSAEINNNFRLKGMGGFSVPNHEKRDLLVKNLLEANIVGIPEARYPTYQRMFNQVAKHFALPLNKMKLTTSLINYKLNQETTFIHHVLENYRVLLIGNRSLDGKEFFNKKGYNSIVGTIKVPGFNSIQTVMEEVQNYEFDIAFVSAGVAANLICVQLAKQNKVALDFGHLLDGYISGQRILSK
- a CDS encoding glycosyltransferase family 4 protein codes for the protein MIQELRSKEFNMRLERVKLANSQKLIQSNKRINQLHIVYAMTHVGISGGVKVILEHANRLHKAGAKVTLVSHFQKPSWFPIEAEYLQIPFELELAKGIPLCDLIVATYWDHIQACIETGIAPVVYFEQGDFHLFDYDSMNPTLKTFIQKQFEVAPFIYTVSHQASKLITKIYGIEAQVFPNAVDETLFTTNGEKEQGDRPYLLMVGGESAKFKGISDIITAYDKVKSEFNMDLYWITPEQPSEAMKKRVTKVFVNPTQQKISNLYRGASLFICGSSYESFSLPTLEAMACGCPVVTTNNAGILEYVVNQENAYICQMKNPDDMAEKIVQVLASQEIQTKLRKNGLQTAQKYHWETIINDILHYYKNIASYNIQSSNDLNNWEIGVNVEQFLNQEDFEKLKRFLLITHADIVKAPVIYSFEKAPEIARWEVIAHRKNGSEGDTEHCFCPLKPPNKLQLFNLPGYSSFLLREFERALDEFNDLHDQQKNPKEKAVAARWIILTLVRLQRKQEAKKRLKEFISQYTHNSDLYLLNAMLQEEPKIKSSSIESVKLLGDASSFPEFFFHVQSQWEALLSDK